The genomic DNA TGGTGGCCTCCACCTGCCTCAAGCAGTGCGAGTCCGGCCCCATCATGGTCGTTCAGCCTGAGAACTGGTGGTTCAAGGGCGTTGCCAGCGAGGAGGCCATCGACGCTATCCTCGACGGCCTGGAAGCCGGCGAGCAGTGCGCAGAGTTCGCGCTGTAGGGAATTGAGAGAGTCCCTGGCTCGGCCCGCGCCGTCCGGCCCGAACGATGGGGCAGGACGGCGGGGCCGGGCACCCCGCAAGGCAGGAAACAACAAGCGTTCAGCCAGCAGAGGAAGCCATGAAGACGAGCATACTGGAAGAAAGGAAGAATCAGATCCACAGGACTGGCGAGGGCGCCATCGACATCGCCTGCAACCGCGAATCCCTGGCCGGGGCCGTCAGCCAGCGGGCCTGCGTCTTCTGCGGTTCGCGCGTGGTGCTCTATCCCATTGCCGACGCCCTGCACCTGGTCCACGGCCCCATCGGCTGCGCGGTCTACACCTGGGACATCCGGGGCGCGCTCTCCAGCGGGCCGGAACTGCACCGCCTCTCGTTCTCCACCGACCTTCAGGAGACTGATGTCATCTTCGGCGGCGAGAAGAAGCTCGAAGCCGCGCTCGACGAACTCATCGACCGTCACGGCCCCAAGGCCGCGTTCGTCTACTCCACCTGCATCGTGGGCATCATCGGCGACGACCTGGAGGCCGTGTGCCGCAAGATGAGCCAGAAGAAGGGCATCCCGGTGCTGCCGGTCCAGTCCGAAGGGTTCAAGGGCAGCAAGCGGGAAGGGTATCTGGCCGCCTGCAAGGCCATGTTCAAGCTCGTCGGCACTGGCGACACGGCTGGGATATCGAAGGTTTCACTCAATA from Pseudodesulfovibrio aespoeensis Aspo-2 includes the following:
- a CDS encoding (2Fe-2S) ferredoxin domain-containing protein, which translates into the protein MATPAKMIICCQSFRAQGDPKGICHKQTDGFLQYIEEEILDRGIDAQVVASTCLKQCESGPIMVVQPENWWFKGVASEEAIDAILDGLEAGEQCAEFAL